In one window of Posidoniimonas corsicana DNA:
- a CDS encoding Fur family transcriptional regulator, protein MKKPSPQDSEYSVGWAKGLLKSVGLRSTAARVAVMQRLALAGQPVSHAEVVEQLRDFGFDQSTVFRCLGELADAGLVSRLDLGDQVRRFELRSGHGESEMEHPHFMCVDCGKVSCLEDFTFSLSPSRGPRRSKLGEITEVLLKGHCGACLGVG, encoded by the coding sequence ATGAAGAAGCCATCCCCGCAAGACTCCGAGTACTCCGTTGGTTGGGCCAAAGGACTGCTGAAGAGCGTGGGCCTCCGCAGCACGGCTGCCCGTGTCGCCGTCATGCAGCGGCTCGCGCTCGCCGGCCAGCCTGTAAGCCACGCGGAGGTTGTTGAGCAGCTTCGCGACTTTGGGTTCGACCAGTCGACCGTTTTTCGCTGTCTCGGAGAGCTTGCCGACGCGGGGTTGGTTAGCCGGCTCGATCTGGGCGACCAGGTGCGTCGGTTCGAGTTGAGATCCGGTCACGGCGAGAGCGAAATGGAGCACCCGCACTTCATGTGCGTTGACTGCGGGAAAGTCTCGTGCCTGGAAGACTTTACGTTCAGCCTCTCGCCAAGTCGTGGTCCGCGACGCAGCAAGCTGGGCGAGATCACCGAGGTGCTCCTGAAGGGCCACTGTGGCGCGTGCCTGGGCGTTGGCTGA